Genomic DNA from Fusarium oxysporum Fo47 chromosome IX, complete sequence:
CAAGTCGAGAGTATCGGTGGATCAGATGTGCCCAATTCCTCATGCCATGCTTATAGAAGAGATCTCCTTTGACTGCACCCGGATAGTCAGCAGTCTTGGGGACATGGGTGAAGAAATACTTGGTGGCAAAGTTGTTCTTTGTCGTCTCGCCACATTCGCACTGCGCATCCTGGTTGCACACCCATGTGAGCTCTTGGCTGTTGAAGAGGATTGCACGTGGGGAGagatgaagctcttggaaAACCACCCAACCTCTTTGATACAGTGGTTCTTTTACAGTCGGTAGCTGGCGATACTCATATGAAGGGAATTTAGGGAACAAGTCAAAATTGAAAGTCAAATCATGGCCAATTaggtgctgttgttgaatGTACATGGTTCTCTGTTGACCGTGATCGTCCTTCACGCCAAACTTTTCCACAATCAAGAATGTTTCTGGGTTGTAGCGATTGGAGTAAAGCCCGCCATTGCCATTTTTCGCATGACCGGCGAACAATCCGAGGAAGGCATTCGCGTATATGCCTGCCATTTGAGTAGACTCCTGTAACCAATCTTGAGGATCATCTTGAATGATGCATAAAGAGTCAATCCAAATATATTGAATTCCGAGTCTCTTGCAGACATCTGCAGCGTCTCGGAAGGTCACTGAAAGGTCATCAAGTGCGATACCGTCATGAGTAAAAGTGTTGGAGGTACTCTTGAGTAGCTTGATGCTAGCTGAGCTCGAGGTTCCCCAACAGTGACTCAGTTTTGCGTACTTTTCTTTGAGGATGTTGGTTCGAAGGATGAGTTTGTCGTTGCTTATCTCTAGAAGACGCTTTGGTGTTTTCAAGCCTGTTGGATTCCAGCAATCATGCGAGCTTGCACATTCGTTCAACCGCTTCTGAATCCACATGAAGCACTTATCGGACTTTGAGGAAACCGGAAGGTCAATATTGAGTGCCAACTTTGACTCAGCGCTTGGAGTGCCTTCGACAGTCACCCGGTAGACGTTCATATCGATATCAGGGAGATATCTCCTGTCAAAAGAATCGTCTGGAACATCTTGTGGCAATACTCCAAGGCCTTTCTGATTGCTGTAGTATATATAGTCCTTCTTGTTTCCCTTTTCCTTCAAGAATTGGAGGAGAGCAGCGCAATGCCAGCAACCCGCATCTGCACCAACCACATATGCCTCGACTGGTCCAGTGATTGCATGACGGAACTTGTGCGAGCGGTCCCCGGCCTGAGAAATGTTGAAATAGGAGTTACAGTATTGGCAGATCTCGCTCATGTTGATGTTTGTGAAGGAATTGAGTAACTTTTGGCGAAGTCTCGATTTTCAGGCGAGGTCGGTATGAAGTCAGCCTTGCTGCCTCTTCGGGTTAGTGCAGCGATGTTGATAACCCCTGTCACGAACGCGAAATCAGCCCTATTGATACTTTTGAGCTTATGATATCCTAACAAGATATATCAAGCCAACACAGCAAAAAGTCTCAATTAACTCCAAGACAGAACGGGCTGCCTAGGTTCTATGCATAGCCCAATCAACCCCATGTTTCAAGAGGAATCTCTTACAAAAGTCAGAGCTGCAGCAGGAACAAAATTAAAGGTTCTCCCTGGGACATGAATGGTCGGTACAGTCAATGGTTTCCCTTACACCGAGGAATGGCAGGTAATCCAGCCAATCTTTCAAAGCCATAATAACTTTCAGCCATAGTCTCCGTGAGACAGCAGCCGAGGGGAAAGTTTGTCTGAGTTGATATGGATGGAGTACATGAAGCATTAAGCGAAGGACAGGCGCGGCTCATTACGCAAGCATGACAAAAGAATGGCAGCGTTATCAGGTGAGCAGGCGAGCCATATAACATCTCATACTGGGGATTTGGTAAGCATCTTCCAGCTTTCTGCCACG
This window encodes:
- a CDS encoding heterokaryon incompatibility protein-domain-containing protein — encoded protein: MSEICQYCNSYFNISQAGDRSHKFRHAITGPVEAYVVGADAGCWHCAALLQFLKEKGNKKDYIYYSNQKGLGVLPQDVPDDSFDRRYLPDIDMNVYRVTVEGTPSAESKLALNIDLPVSSKSDKCFMWIQKRLNECASSHDCWNPTGLKTPKRLLEISNDKLILRTNILKEKYAKLSHCWGTSSSASIKLLKSTSNTFTHDGIALDDLSVTFRDAADVCKRLGIQYIWIDSLCIIQDDPQDWLQESTQMAGIYANAFLGLFAGHAKNGNGGLYSNRYNPETFLIVEKFGVKDDHGQQRTMYIQQQHLIGHDLTFNFDLFPKFPSYEYRQLPTVKEPLYQRGWVVFQELHLSPRAILFNSQELTWVCNQDAQCECGETTKNNFATKYFFTHVPKTADYPGAVKGDLFYKHGMRNWAHLIHRYSRLGLTFEKDRLPALSGMAKAFQTMGSTEMKDDVYLAGIWKSMLPEALLWKAVDGPPSERGPPTWSWMCCDFTVPRGISTTEYTLRDEYIRNSSTEELISLQDKDCRFSFLPDYDFTDKSLGGLYIPPSETLYCMPVVGLDGYWPFSETSLVLRQHSRSAEFRDTPDVTHRIHAMLHGFVFSGNSECIQGSAGHEAQP